One genomic window of Eptesicus fuscus isolate TK198812 chromosome 6, DD_ASM_mEF_20220401, whole genome shotgun sequence includes the following:
- the LOC129149398 gene encoding relaxin-3-like, with translation MAKHSLPLLLAVWVLAGGLWLEAEARKAPNGSLMQLCHWKFVQAIFLTCGGPRWRRSDNLAQEAMGDAFPDTDPYADSQLEEAVGSSDWLVLTKPPQALYGGQPSWQGTPGSLRGSRDVLAALESCCESECSKSEISRLC, from the exons ATGGCCAAGCATtcactgccgctgctgctggccgTGTGGGTGCTGGCCGGGGGGCTGTGGCTGGAAGCCGAAGCCCGGAAAGCACCTAATGGCTCTTTGATGCAGCTTTGCCACTGGAAATTCGTCCAAGCAATCTTCCTCACCTGCGGAGGCCCCAGATGGAGGCGCTCAGACAACCTGGCCCAGGAAGCAATGG GGGACGCCTTCCCAGACACTGACCCCTATGCAGACAGCCAGCTGGAAGAGGCAGTAGGCTCCAGCGACTGGCTGGTCCTGACCAAGCCCCCCCAGGCTCTCTATGGCGGCCAGCCCAGCTGGCAGGGGACCCCCGGATCTCTGCGTGGCAGCCGAGATGTCCTGGCTGCTCTGGAGAGCTGCTGCGAGTCGGAGTGCAGCAAGAGTGAAATCAGCAGACTCTGCTAG